The proteins below are encoded in one region of Rhizobacter sp.:
- a CDS encoding FAD-binding protein, translating to MNTAFAPSQSAQNERVARRAQVVSELTAVLPPHALLWHTEDTVPYECDGLTAYREQPLAVALPETEDQVAAVLRTCHRLQVPVVARGAGTGLSGGAMPHRLGVTLSLAKFNRILKVDPFSRTAVVQCGVRNLAISEAAAPHGLYYAPDPSSQIACTIGGNVAENSGGVHCLKYGLTVHNVLRVRGFTMEGEAVEFGSEAFDVPGLDLMAVMVGSEGMLAVVTEATVKLVPKPRLARCIMASFDDIRRAGDAVAAIIAAGIIPAGLEMMDKPMVAAVEDFVRAGYDLDAAAILLCESDGTPEEVAEEIGRMQDVLIESGATRMEVSRDEAQRLRFWSGRKNAFPASGRISPDYMCMDSTIPRKRLADILIAIAEMEKKYMLRCVNVFHAGDGNLHPLILFDANDPDQLRRCELFGADILETSVAMGGTVTGEHGVGVEKLGSMCVQFSSAERAQMFGVKHAFDPAGLLNPGKVIPTLHRCAEYGKMHVKKGLLPFPDLPRF from the coding sequence ATGAACACCGCATTCGCCCCTTCCCAGTCCGCGCAGAACGAGCGCGTGGCGCGCCGCGCGCAGGTCGTGTCGGAGCTGACGGCGGTGCTGCCGCCGCACGCCCTGCTGTGGCACACCGAAGACACCGTGCCCTACGAGTGCGACGGCCTCACCGCCTACCGCGAGCAGCCGCTGGCGGTGGCCCTTCCTGAAACGGAAGATCAGGTGGCTGCTGTGCTGCGCACCTGCCACCGCCTGCAGGTGCCGGTGGTGGCACGCGGCGCGGGCACCGGCCTCTCGGGCGGCGCCATGCCGCACCGCCTGGGCGTGACGCTGAGCCTGGCCAAGTTCAACCGCATCCTGAAGGTCGACCCGTTCTCGCGCACGGCCGTCGTGCAATGTGGCGTGCGCAACCTCGCCATCAGCGAAGCTGCCGCGCCGCACGGCCTGTACTACGCGCCCGACCCGAGCAGCCAGATCGCCTGCACCATCGGCGGCAACGTGGCCGAAAACTCCGGCGGCGTGCACTGCCTGAAATACGGCCTCACGGTGCACAACGTGCTGCGCGTGCGCGGCTTCACGATGGAGGGCGAGGCGGTCGAGTTCGGCTCCGAGGCTTTCGACGTGCCGGGCCTCGATCTGATGGCCGTGATGGTCGGCAGCGAAGGCATGCTGGCGGTCGTGACCGAGGCGACGGTGAAGCTCGTGCCCAAGCCGCGGCTCGCGCGCTGCATCATGGCGAGCTTCGACGACATCCGCCGTGCCGGCGATGCGGTGGCGGCCATCATCGCGGCCGGCATCATCCCGGCCGGCCTGGAGATGATGGACAAGCCGATGGTCGCCGCCGTCGAAGACTTCGTGCGCGCCGGCTACGACCTCGACGCCGCCGCCATCCTGCTGTGCGAGAGCGACGGCACACCGGAAGAGGTGGCCGAAGAGATCGGCCGCATGCAGGACGTGCTGATCGAAAGCGGCGCCACCCGCATGGAAGTGAGCCGCGACGAAGCCCAGCGCCTGCGCTTCTGGAGCGGCCGCAAGAACGCGTTTCCCGCGAGCGGCCGCATCAGCCCCGACTACATGTGCATGGACTCGACCATCCCGCGCAAGCGCCTGGCCGACATCCTCATCGCCATCGCCGAGATGGAAAAGAAGTACATGCTCCGCTGCGTCAACGTTTTCCACGCCGGTGACGGCAACCTGCACCCGCTGATCCTCTTCGATGCCAACGACCCCGACCAGCTGCGCCGCTGCGAACTCTTCGGTGCCGACATCCTGGAGACGAGCGTGGCGATGGGCGGCACGGTGACGGGTGAGCACGGCGTGGGCGTGGAGAAGCTCGGCTCGATGTGCGTGCAGTTCTCGTCGGCCGAGCGGGCGCAGATGTTTGGCGTGAAGCACGCGTTCGACCCGGCGGGGCTCTTGAACCCCGGCAAGGTGATCCCGACGCTGCACCGCTGTGCCGAGTACGGAAAGATGCACGTCAAGAAAGGGCTCTTGCCCTTCCCCGACCTGCCGCGCTTTTAA
- the leuS gene encoding leucine--tRNA ligase, whose protein sequence is MNPDFKPTEIERAAQAAWKAADAYRVTEDASKPKFYACSMLPYPSGKLHMGHVRNYTINDMLTRQLRMKGMNVLMPMGWDAFGLPAENAAIKNKVPPAKWTYDNIAYMKGQMQAMGLAIDWSREVATCSPEYYRWNQWLFLKMLKAGIAERRTQVVNWDPVDQTVLANEQVIDGKGWRSGAVVEKREIPGYYLNITKYADELLEHVTHKLPGWPERVKLMQENWIGKSEGVRFAFTHSIAGSDGQLIQDGRLYVFTTRADTIMGVTFAAVAPEHPLAAHAAKANPAVAAFIEECKTGGTTEAELATQEKKGVPTGLTVSHPITGEAVPVWVGNYVLMSYGDGAVMGVPAHDERDFAFAKKYGIDILEVVHVDGEHYSYDHWQEWYADKQRGVTINSDNFSGLKYQDAVNAVAKALAAKGLGEKKTTWRLRDWGISRQRYWGTPIPIIHCDEHGPVPVPERDLPVVLPEDVVPDGSGNPLNKNEAFLACKCPTCGKPARRETDTMDTFVDSSWYFMRYCDAKNDRAMVGAGTQYWMPMDQYIGGIEHAILHLLYARFWTKVMRDLGLVKVDEPFTKLLTQGMVLNEAFSRTDGGKDYFWAHDLDIVRDEHAHVLSATLKADGKPVTYEGWTTMSKSKNNGVDPQDLIERYGADTARLFVMFASPPEQTLEWNDAGVDGAHRFLRRVWNYAAKNAEALRATGDTTGSDGPEAKALRREVHTVLKQISDDYERMKYNTVASGVMKLLNALEGFKVGAPAVIREAFGILLRALYPACPHVTWQLWQELGYATVHGDLLDAPWPQVDEAALVQDEIELMLQVNGKLRGAIKVPAAADKAAIEAAALANPDFIRFAEGKSPKKVIIVPGRLVNVVVG, encoded by the coding sequence ATGAACCCCGACTTCAAGCCCACCGAGATCGAGCGCGCCGCCCAGGCCGCTTGGAAAGCCGCCGACGCCTACCGCGTGACCGAAGACGCGAGCAAGCCGAAGTTCTACGCCTGCTCGATGCTGCCCTACCCGAGCGGCAAGCTGCACATGGGCCATGTGCGCAACTACACCATCAACGACATGCTCACGCGCCAGCTGCGCATGAAGGGCATGAACGTGCTGATGCCGATGGGCTGGGATGCCTTCGGCCTGCCGGCCGAAAACGCCGCCATCAAGAACAAGGTGCCGCCGGCGAAGTGGACCTACGACAACATCGCCTACATGAAGGGCCAGATGCAGGCGATGGGCCTGGCCATCGACTGGAGCCGCGAGGTCGCCACCTGCTCGCCCGAGTACTACCGCTGGAACCAGTGGCTGTTCCTCAAGATGCTCAAGGCCGGCATCGCCGAGCGTCGCACGCAGGTCGTCAACTGGGACCCGGTCGACCAGACCGTGCTCGCCAACGAGCAGGTGATCGACGGCAAAGGCTGGCGCTCGGGCGCGGTGGTCGAGAAGCGCGAGATCCCCGGCTACTACCTCAACATCACGAAGTACGCCGACGAGCTGCTCGAGCACGTGACGCACAAGCTGCCCGGCTGGCCCGAGCGCGTGAAGCTGATGCAGGAGAACTGGATCGGCAAGAGCGAAGGCGTGCGCTTTGCCTTCACGCACAGCATTGCCGGGTCTGACGGCCAGCTGATCCAGGATGGCAGGCTCTACGTCTTCACCACGCGTGCCGACACCATCATGGGCGTGACCTTCGCTGCCGTCGCGCCCGAGCACCCGCTCGCCGCGCACGCCGCGAAAGCCAACCCCGCGGTCGCCGCCTTCATCGAAGAGTGCAAGACCGGCGGCACCACCGAAGCCGAGCTCGCCACGCAAGAGAAGAAGGGCGTGCCCACGGGCCTGACCGTGTCGCACCCGATCACGGGCGAAGCGGTGCCGGTGTGGGTGGGCAACTACGTGCTGATGAGCTACGGCGACGGCGCCGTGATGGGCGTGCCGGCGCACGACGAGCGCGACTTCGCCTTTGCCAAGAAGTACGGCATCGACATCCTGGAAGTGGTGCACGTCGACGGTGAGCACTACTCCTATGACCACTGGCAGGAGTGGTACGCCGACAAGCAGCGCGGCGTGACCATCAACTCCGACAACTTCAGTGGCCTCAAGTACCAGGACGCGGTGAACGCCGTGGCCAAGGCGCTTGCCGCCAAGGGCCTGGGCGAGAAGAAGACCACCTGGCGCCTGCGCGACTGGGGCATCAGCCGCCAGCGCTACTGGGGCACGCCCATCCCCATCATCCATTGCGACGAGCACGGCCCGGTGCCGGTGCCCGAGCGTGATTTGCCGGTGGTGTTGCCAGAAGACGTGGTGCCCGATGGCAGCGGCAACCCGCTGAACAAGAACGAGGCGTTCCTCGCGTGCAAGTGCCCGACCTGCGGCAAGCCCGCACGCCGCGAGACCGACACGATGGACACCTTCGTCGACAGCTCGTGGTACTTCATGCGCTACTGCGACGCGAAGAACGACCGCGCGATGGTCGGCGCCGGCACGCAGTACTGGATGCCGATGGACCAGTACATCGGCGGCATCGAGCACGCGATCCTGCACCTCTTGTACGCGCGCTTCTGGACCAAGGTGATGCGCGACCTCGGCCTCGTGAAGGTCGACGAGCCCTTCACCAAGCTGCTCACGCAGGGCATGGTGCTCAACGAGGCCTTCTCGCGCACCGACGGCGGCAAGGACTACTTCTGGGCCCACGACCTCGACATCGTGCGCGACGAACACGCCCACGTGCTCTCGGCCACGCTCAAGGCCGACGGCAAGCCGGTCACGTATGAGGGCTGGACCACCATGTCCAAGTCCAAGAACAACGGCGTCGACCCGCAGGATTTGATCGAGCGCTACGGCGCCGACACGGCCCGCCTCTTCGTCATGTTCGCCTCGCCGCCCGAGCAGACGCTGGAGTGGAACGACGCCGGCGTCGACGGTGCGCACCGCTTCCTGCGCCGCGTGTGGAACTACGCCGCGAAGAACGCCGAAGCCCTGCGTGCCACCGGCGACACGACGGGCAGCGACGGCCCCGAGGCGAAGGCGCTGCGCCGCGAGGTGCACACCGTGCTCAAGCAGATCAGCGACGACTACGAGCGCATGAAATACAACACCGTGGCCTCCGGTGTGATGAAGCTGCTCAACGCGCTCGAAGGCTTCAAGGTCGGCGCGCCGGCGGTGATCCGCGAGGCCTTCGGCATCTTGCTGCGCGCGCTTTACCCGGCGTGCCCGCACGTCACCTGGCAGCTCTGGCAGGAGCTCGGCTACGCCACCGTGCACGGTGACCTGCTCGACGCGCCTTGGCCGCAGGTCGACGAGGCTGCGCTGGTGCAGGACGAGATCGAGCTGATGCTGCAGGTCAACGGCAAGCTGCGCGGTGCCATCAAGGTGCCGGCGGCGGCCGACAAGGCGGCGATCGAGGCGGCGGCGCTGGCCAACCCGGACTTCATCCGCTTCGCTGAAGGCAAGTCGCCCAAGAAGGTCATCATCGTGCCGGGCCGTCTGGTGAACGTGGTGGTCGGGTGA